The following proteins are encoded in a genomic region of Pyrinomonadaceae bacterium:
- a CDS encoding DUF2585 family protein yields the protein MNKQRQLRMWPALVVLIFVATAVQLRFQGRSWWCGCRSFFWTSDAWSSLTSQTFLDPYSFTHLLHGFMIAGLLLLLFRFVVKRNVPTSWRLVITLVLEALWEILENTNAVIDRYREATAALGYQGDTVVNSLGDMVCCGLGLLIARKLGWLRSLPIFIVSEIVLLFWIRDSLILEIIMLIRPIDAIKGWQLGH from the coding sequence TTGAACAAGCAACGACAGCTCAGAATGTGGCCGGCGCTGGTCGTTCTGATCTTCGTCGCGACGGCGGTTCAGCTGCGGTTTCAGGGCCGATCGTGGTGGTGTGGATGCCGGTCCTTTTTCTGGACGTCGGACGCGTGGAGTTCGCTGACATCGCAAACGTTTCTGGATCCGTACAGCTTCACACATCTGTTGCACGGCTTCATGATCGCCGGCCTGCTCTTGCTCCTGTTTCGTTTCGTGGTGAAGAGAAATGTGCCCACGAGTTGGCGGTTGGTGATCACCCTGGTGCTCGAGGCGCTTTGGGAGATTCTGGAGAATACCAATGCGGTGATCGATCGTTATCGGGAAGCCACGGCGGCGCTTGGCTACCAGGGCGACACCGTTGTGAACTCGCTGGGCGATATGGTGTGTTGTGGTCTGGGCCTGCTGATAGCGCGCAAGCTGGGCTGGTTGCGATCGCTGCCGATCTTCATCGTCAGTGAGATCGTTTTGCTGTTCTGGATTCGCGATAGCTTGATTCTGGAAATCATCATGCTGATTCGTCCGATCGATGCGATTAAAGGTTGGCAACTGGGTCATTAA
- a CDS encoding acylphosphatase, with translation MQFDAATNPHKVARRFLISGEVQGVGYRFFAQRAAARHQVVGYVKNLSDGRVEALVEGSPTQVEAFKHDLAAGPRFGRVEDVEELTLDPTGSYSAFRIEH, from the coding sequence ATGCAGTTTGATGCCGCAACAAATCCCCACAAGGTCGCCCGGCGCTTCTTGATCAGCGGCGAGGTGCAGGGCGTCGGCTATCGCTTCTTCGCGCAGCGCGCCGCCGCACGGCATCAAGTGGTCGGGTACGTGAAGAATCTCTCTGATGGGCGCGTGGAAGCTCTCGTCGAAGGTTCGCCGACACAGGTCGAAGCCTTCAAACACGACCTCGCGGCCGGCCCGCGTTTTGGTCGCGTCGAGGACGTCGAAGAATTAACCCTCGATCCGACGGGCAGCTATTCGGCATTCCGCATCGAGCATTGA
- a CDS encoding ABC transporter ATP-binding protein: protein MSDAPTLIVDHVTKRFGDFTAVDDLSLQVHRGRVFGLIGPNGAGKTTTIRMIVNITVPDSGGIKLFGQPMSSQLQDRIGYLPEERGLYRKMKIGEQLRFFAELKDVRGKDADERINKWLAKLQLTDWKNKKAKDLSKGMQQKVQFITAVIHDPDLLILDEPFSGLDPVNVELMKQTILEKKAEGKTIILSTHQMEIAEKLCDDVCMINRSHKVLDGKLREIRRSFSRNAVELQFTGSDDVLQDASLVANTRESGDDLEVLLAPGADAQTLLKRLVASGAVINKFELAEPSLHDIFIAKVRES from the coding sequence ATGAGCGACGCACCTACCCTGATTGTTGACCACGTCACGAAAAGGTTCGGCGACTTCACGGCCGTAGACGACCTTAGTCTCCAGGTCCATCGCGGCCGCGTGTTCGGGTTGATCGGTCCGAATGGCGCGGGCAAAACGACGACCATTCGAATGATCGTCAACATCACCGTGCCGGATTCAGGAGGTATCAAACTGTTCGGCCAGCCGATGAGTTCGCAACTTCAGGATCGCATCGGCTATCTGCCCGAAGAACGCGGCCTCTATCGCAAGATGAAGATCGGCGAGCAACTGCGCTTCTTTGCCGAACTTAAGGACGTGCGGGGCAAGGATGCTGACGAACGGATCAACAAGTGGCTGGCGAAACTGCAACTGACTGACTGGAAAAACAAAAAAGCGAAAGACCTGTCGAAGGGCATGCAGCAGAAGGTTCAGTTCATCACCGCCGTGATTCACGATCCCGACCTGCTAATTCTGGACGAGCCGTTCTCCGGACTCGACCCCGTCAACGTGGAACTGATGAAACAGACGATTCTGGAGAAGAAGGCTGAAGGAAAGACAATCATTCTCTCGACGCACCAGATGGAGATTGCCGAAAAGCTCTGCGACGACGTCTGCATGATCAATCGCTCGCATAAAGTCCTGGATGGAAAGCTGCGTGAGATACGCCGCAGCTTCTCGCGTAATGCCGTTGAGCTTCAATTTACCGGCAGCGATGACGTGCTGCAAGACGCATCGCTGGTCGCGAACACTCGCGAGAGCGGCGACGATCTCGAGGTCTTGCTCGCGCCGGGCGCCGATGCGCAAACCCTGCTCAAACGTCTGGTCGCGAGTGGCGCAGTCATCAACAAATTCGAACTGGCTGAGCCCAGCTTGCACGACATTTTCATCGCCAAGGTCCGCGAATCATGA
- a CDS encoding ABC transporter permease — translation MRKFFAVIKREYLQRVRTKFFIVATVLGPVMLALFTVVPVYIASINVGNATRLAVIDQTGKIYDRFREALADTEDDDDDDDLNSNSGAAANSNQQDRAQRTGERSDARFDIEQVTLDGRALEEVKRQLNERVRRSELDGYVVIPPDILTAGKAEFYGRNTGDIFTRGTVAERLSRAVREERLAENKIDQRVLREASRRVTLNSTKISASGEEKVSGSSFMVVFSFGMLIYISVLMYGQIVLGAVIEEKETRIAEILFSSMRSFPLMMGKLVGVSLVALTQLSIWGLALLAFAGFGGTMMGGSSMNVPHVPPIMFVYFVLYFLLGYFIYATVYALIGSMVTTTQEGGQLAMPVVLMLVAGFYFVFPIIRSPNSSLAFWASMFPFLAPITMMVRITTETPPAWQIMLSLAIGFATVVGLIWVASRIYRVGMLMYGKKATIPEVLRWIRQS, via the coding sequence ATGAGAAAGTTTTTTGCCGTCATAAAACGCGAATACCTGCAGCGGGTCCGCACCAAGTTCTTCATCGTCGCGACGGTGCTGGGGCCGGTGATGTTGGCACTTTTCACCGTGGTGCCGGTCTACATCGCCAGCATCAATGTCGGCAACGCGACGCGTCTGGCCGTCATCGACCAGACCGGCAAGATTTACGATCGGTTCCGCGAAGCTTTGGCCGACACCGAAGATGACGACGACGATGATGACTTGAATTCCAATTCGGGTGCGGCTGCGAACTCGAACCAGCAGGATCGCGCCCAGCGCACCGGAGAGCGCAGTGACGCACGCTTTGATATTGAACAAGTGACGCTCGACGGACGGGCGCTCGAGGAAGTTAAGCGGCAATTGAACGAGCGCGTCCGCCGCAGCGAGCTCGATGGTTACGTGGTTATTCCTCCCGACATTCTCACCGCGGGAAAAGCTGAATTCTACGGGCGTAACACTGGCGACATTTTCACGCGCGGCACGGTGGCAGAGCGTTTGAGTCGCGCGGTGCGCGAAGAGCGTTTGGCGGAAAACAAGATCGATCAGCGCGTGTTGCGCGAAGCCAGCCGGCGCGTGACCTTAAACAGCACGAAAATCAGTGCCAGCGGGGAGGAGAAAGTTTCCGGCAGCAGCTTCATGGTGGTGTTTTCCTTCGGCATGCTCATTTACATCAGCGTGCTGATGTACGGCCAAATTGTTTTGGGCGCCGTCATCGAAGAAAAAGAAACTCGCATTGCAGAGATTCTGTTTTCGTCGATGAGATCTTTTCCGCTGATGATGGGCAAGTTAGTGGGTGTGTCGCTGGTGGCGCTGACGCAGCTCAGTATTTGGGGGTTGGCGCTGTTGGCGTTCGCCGGGTTCGGTGGAACCATGATGGGCGGCAGCTCGATGAATGTGCCGCACGTGCCGCCGATCATGTTCGTCTATTTCGTTCTGTACTTCCTGCTTGGCTATTTCATCTACGCTACCGTATACGCGTTAATCGGGTCGATGGTGACGACGACGCAGGAAGGTGGCCAACTCGCCATGCCGGTAGTGCTGATGCTGGTCGCCGGTTTTTATTTTGTCTTTCCAATCATTCGCAGCCCGAATTCTTCGTTGGCTTTTTGGGCATCAATGTTTCCGTTCCTCGCGCCCATCACGATGATGGTGCGCATCACGACTGAGACTCCGCCGGCGTGGCAGATCATGCTGTCGCTCGCGATCGGATTCGCTACCGTCGTCGGACTGATTTGGGTGGCGTCGCGGATTTATCGCGTCGGGATGTTGATGTACGGGAAGAAAGCAACCATTCCAGAAGTCTTGCGTTGGATCCGGCAGTCGTGA
- a CDS encoding class IV adenylate cyclase → MPIEIEKKYRLTPGERRAIEKRLRGLGYKPKKVEFEENTIYRGGNLAFGKRAMRIRRVNGEAILTFKQRIPTNSPIKHQQENETRVSDAEATHEILLALGFAPALVYEKRRTRWDVGKAKLVIDELPFGLFMEIEASERDIKRVEKLIDGGKLAAVNETYPSLTANVGKKNRKGIIEARFGKARGQKSDIRSQTSD, encoded by the coding sequence ATGCCGATCGAAATCGAAAAGAAATATCGTTTGACCCCCGGCGAGCGTCGCGCGATCGAAAAGCGACTTCGCGGTTTGGGTTATAAGCCCAAGAAGGTCGAGTTCGAAGAGAACACGATCTATCGCGGCGGCAATTTAGCATTCGGCAAGCGCGCCATGCGCATTCGCCGCGTGAATGGCGAAGCAATTCTTACTTTCAAGCAACGCATTCCCACGAACTCTCCCATCAAGCATCAGCAGGAAAACGAGACGCGCGTCAGCGACGCGGAAGCCACGCACGAGATTTTGTTGGCGCTCGGCTTCGCGCCCGCGTTAGTTTATGAAAAGCGTCGGACGCGCTGGGATGTTGGCAAAGCGAAACTCGTGATTGATGAGTTACCGTTCGGATTGTTTATGGAGATCGAGGCGTCTGAACGTGACATCAAGCGAGTTGAAAAGCTCATCGACGGCGGCAAACTGGCGGCGGTGAATGAAACCTATCCGTCGCTAACCGCAAATGTGGGAAAGAAGAATCGGAAGGGAATTATCGAAGCGAGATTTGGTAAGGCAAGAGGTCAGAAGTCAGACATCAGAAGTCAGACGTCAGATTAA
- a CDS encoding zf-HC2 domain-containing protein encodes MNCEEIQESLSLYCDDGLADAERIRCDRHLEVCPVCRDELAQFRAVRVSLGTMSRPSVPADLIPVIQNAVRAEVSVQRARRNAPFGEAFVDFISVWLQPRAMRYAFSSVASIILFAAVFAALRPHMLALKEAATAFEQYNAVSSSGPYDINRPITPTNYAALRTPFNSESPSLNPNGGLATLNLANPHSHQSESTDDMVVIADVFSNGTASVADVMHAPRDRRMLDDFQAALRNNAVFVPSSLDRRAGTMRVVFSIQTVEVRDRNY; translated from the coding sequence ATGAACTGTGAAGAAATTCAGGAGTCGCTTTCGCTCTATTGCGATGATGGGCTAGCGGATGCCGAACGCATCCGTTGCGATCGGCACCTCGAAGTCTGTCCGGTTTGCCGTGACGAGCTCGCGCAGTTTCGCGCCGTGCGGGTCAGTCTCGGGACAATGTCGCGGCCTTCAGTGCCTGCTGATCTAATCCCGGTAATCCAAAATGCGGTTCGCGCGGAGGTTTCAGTCCAACGAGCGCGCCGCAATGCGCCTTTCGGCGAGGCTTTCGTCGATTTTATTTCCGTTTGGCTCCAACCAAGGGCCATGCGCTACGCGTTCAGCTCGGTCGCGTCAATTATCCTGTTCGCGGCTGTGTTCGCCGCCCTGCGACCACACATGCTGGCGCTGAAGGAAGCCGCGACCGCATTTGAGCAATACAATGCGGTGAGCAGCAGCGGGCCCTACGATATAAATCGGCCTATTACCCCGACCAATTACGCCGCACTGCGCACGCCGTTCAATTCTGAGTCGCCTAGTCTCAATCCGAACGGCGGCCTCGCCACTCTGAATCTTGCGAACCCGCATTCGCATCAAAGTGAGAGTACCGATGACATGGTCGTGATCGCGGACGTGTTCAGCAACGGAACGGCTTCCGTTGCGGATGTGATGCACGCGCCGCGCGACCGCCGGATGCTTGATGACTTTCAGGCGGCGCTGAGAAACAACGCCGTGTTCGTGCCGTCTTCTTTAGACCGCCGGGCCGGAACAATGCGGGTCGTGTTTTCGATTCAGACAGTGGAAGTACGCGATCGGAACTACTAA
- a CDS encoding sigma-70 family RNA polymerase sigma factor — protein sequence MSYGEQIALRTQAELNEVASAALVGVRSTAEDLFLEKPEDLFLERLKRGEAAAFEQLVAERTGDIYALLYRLTSDPEEARDLTQETFLRAFQAIAKFRGDADLKTWLYRIAINQARNRWRWWRRRRRDATVSLDAPIGEREQTIATRLEDANASNPEQEALAHERENQLREALQSLRSAYREAVVLRDVEGLTYEEIAAALQINIGTVKSRLARGRLELRRKLEGSL from the coding sequence GTGAGCTACGGAGAGCAAATCGCCCTTCGCACCCAGGCGGAGTTGAACGAAGTTGCTTCGGCAGCTTTAGTCGGTGTCCGTTCGACTGCTGAAGACCTGTTCCTTGAAAAACCGGAAGACCTGTTCCTGGAGAGATTGAAGCGCGGCGAGGCCGCAGCGTTCGAACAGTTGGTAGCGGAAAGAACCGGCGATATTTACGCGCTGCTTTATCGCCTGACCAGTGACCCTGAAGAAGCTCGGGACCTGACGCAGGAAACATTTTTACGAGCTTTCCAGGCGATAGCGAAATTCCGCGGTGACGCGGATTTGAAAACCTGGCTGTACCGGATCGCAATCAACCAGGCGCGAAATCGCTGGCGCTGGTGGCGCAGGAGACGCCGGGATGCGACGGTTTCACTGGACGCGCCGATCGGAGAACGCGAGCAGACGATCGCCACGCGCCTGGAAGACGCCAACGCCTCCAATCCTGAACAGGAAGCGCTCGCACATGAGCGCGAGAATCAGTTGCGCGAGGCTTTGCAGAGTTTGCGTAGCGCTTATCGTGAGGCCGTCGTGCTGAGAGATGTTGAAGGCCTGACGTACGAAGAGATTGCGGCGGCGCTGCAAATCAACATCGGGACCGTAAAATCGCGGCTGGCGCGGGGACGCCTGGAGCTGCGACGCAAGTTAGAAGGCTCTTTGTAA
- a CDS encoding metal-dependent hydrolase, translating to MDPFTHTLVGLTAAKAGLERLSPLATTVCMLAANSPDSDVVVGFVTDRWTYLHHHRGITHSIVGVMALAFIVPTLIWLGERLFARLRGTGPRTRFRGLLLASLIMTATHPLLDWTNNYGVRPFLPWSGRWFYGDLVFIVDPYILLLVGGAAFLATRRGWPKMVVWALLATAFVGLTFLVASRPDPSLAGINIARVVLLVGVLSLVVVRVLKLSRGRERTIAVAALAGLVIYWGALGLAHRAALNHARDLAARSAGPINERVLRVAAMPTLANPLRWSCVAETDRAIYRYFVSLTDSSSSSPAIVSGYQHNSPDASPSPPPSLNGYEHNSPESVFKRYEKPTGRAAELSALAAEDRRARILLNFARFPIARVQDENCVSQTIVQIADLRYTEPGATRGTFSLNVPVECASK from the coding sequence ATGGATCCATTTACCCACACACTGGTTGGACTGACCGCAGCGAAAGCGGGACTTGAGCGGCTCTCGCCACTGGCGACGACAGTTTGCATGCTTGCGGCGAACAGTCCGGACTCGGATGTCGTCGTCGGATTCGTCACTGACCGGTGGACCTACTTGCATCATCATCGCGGCATAACTCACTCGATTGTCGGGGTGATGGCGCTAGCATTCATTGTGCCGACGCTGATCTGGCTAGGAGAGCGCCTCTTCGCTCGCCTCCGTGGCACCGGACCGCGGACGCGATTTCGCGGATTGTTGCTCGCTTCACTGATTATGACGGCTACCCATCCGTTGCTGGACTGGACGAACAACTACGGCGTGCGGCCGTTTCTGCCCTGGAGCGGTCGCTGGTTTTACGGCGATCTCGTGTTCATCGTCGATCCGTACATTCTGCTGCTGGTAGGCGGCGCCGCTTTTCTGGCCACGCGACGCGGTTGGCCGAAGATGGTTGTGTGGGCACTGCTCGCGACAGCATTTGTGGGGCTGACTTTTCTGGTGGCTTCGCGTCCTGACCCGAGTCTCGCCGGGATCAACATCGCGCGCGTCGTGCTATTGGTTGGGGTGCTCAGTTTAGTCGTTGTACGAGTGCTTAAACTCAGTCGCGGCCGCGAAAGGACAATTGCTGTAGCGGCGTTGGCCGGACTTGTCATCTACTGGGGGGCGCTCGGGTTAGCGCACCGTGCGGCACTTAATCATGCACGGGACCTGGCGGCCCGCTCTGCGGGCCCTATCAACGAACGTGTTTTGAGAGTGGCCGCGATGCCCACGCTCGCGAATCCTTTGCGTTGGTCGTGCGTGGCAGAGACTGACCGCGCGATCTATCGCTACTTTGTCAGCCTCACCGACTCTTCCTCCAGCTCGCCAGCAATCGTAAGCGGCTATCAGCACAATTCACCAGACGCTTCACCCAGCCCACCACCAAGCCTGAATGGCTATGAACACAATTCTCCGGAATCGGTGTTCAAGCGCTACGAAAAGCCAACCGGCCGCGCCGCCGAACTCTCTGCATTGGCCGCGGAGGATCGACGCGCGAGGATTCTGCTCAACTTTGCGCGCTTTCCTATCGCGCGGGTGCAGGACGAGAACTGCGTCAGCCAGACCATCGTTCAAATCGCCGACCTGCGTTACACTGAACCCGGCGCAACTCGGGGCACTTTTTCTCTGAACGTGCCGGTCGAATGCGCGTCTAAGTAA
- a CDS encoding sigma-70 family RNA polymerase sigma factor produces MRALSSVKHFDFAAAASAPALVVQPATDHALLEGTLAGDEDAFAELVGRYRNQITSYIYRMVNDYDTAVDLAQETFIRVYRAAGRYQTTHAFSTYIYRIATNVAISELRKRKRRRLVSLTGLLTSPDGEELMDFQPVDEQPLQDIALIDAEKRAVIKRAISTLPDRYRAPLVLRDVEGKSYDEIAAILQTSEGTVKSRINRARNFLRDKMRNYVQVV; encoded by the coding sequence ATGAGAGCGTTAAGTTCAGTTAAGCATTTTGATTTTGCCGCTGCGGCCTCCGCGCCGGCGTTGGTTGTGCAGCCCGCTACCGATCACGCTTTGCTGGAAGGAACGCTGGCCGGCGACGAAGATGCGTTCGCCGAGCTGGTTGGGCGTTATCGCAACCAGATTACGAGCTACATCTATCGGATGGTGAACGATTATGACACAGCGGTGGATCTGGCACAGGAGACTTTCATAAGGGTCTATCGCGCCGCCGGCCGCTATCAAACGACGCATGCGTTCTCGACTTACATCTACCGCATCGCCACCAACGTGGCGATTAGCGAGTTACGCAAGCGCAAGCGACGGAGACTGGTTTCGCTCACCGGCCTCTTAACTTCGCCCGACGGCGAAGAGTTGATGGATTTTCAGCCTGTGGACGAACAGCCTTTACAGGACATTGCCCTCATCGACGCGGAGAAGCGAGCCGTGATTAAGCGGGCCATCAGCACTCTCCCGGACAGGTATCGCGCGCCCCTGGTGCTGCGCGATGTGGAAGGCAAGAGCTACGACGAAATCGCCGCGATTTTGCAAACCAGCGAAGGCACGGTGAAATCGCGGATCAATCGCGCGCGGAATTTCCTGCGCGACAAAATGCGGAATTATGTTCAGGTGGTGTAA
- a CDS encoding PDZ domain-containing protein, producing MRSSLKSFGLFVLTWVATSLLCASATAQTVQTPAPVAPIKPAQTAEPTQPQSPKAQKSVRKPTPRPSRVTMVKDQEPVAPQVVTIVHRLTGVKLLRYLLRNEPGSIATITPQDVNADAHASIIAGVALEDGKTIVARLPQVAAEMEIQRSSLLAPPDEPDESRDAAHRRLPRAPRMQPDLTVMTQDGRTFRARYIGVDGLTGLSVLQLTQAATTGEISGSAHKKVSDGQNVQLFAPERVSTETPYTILVRIGKTEAKIAQAKVKAKTDLEGLQLRGIQLSPNVIGGVACDQAGKTLGIVDAIEGNNARLLTAAAVHAATKRVLERQSSVPRPLLGIRGEEVDESSQKSLMAFGWSEQELEDLIDNEVGILLTSVLPGTPAAFAKLKVGDVILRVNGNDVKGAEEFSEMLTKAGSGEDVKFTVERPKLKQSLSIVVKLGGAFQPVFDWQFEMPKVRWRGGLTLGIEAITLSGKYYAQWGGSGVLVVGVEPESAAARAGLKEGDVIEMINGRLVGRGGWIFTHQFNKKEKQVLSVLRHKEKKQLVIEPVE from the coding sequence ATGAGAAGTAGTCTGAAATCATTTGGCTTGTTCGTTCTGACGTGGGTCGCAACTTCGCTGTTGTGCGCGAGCGCGACGGCACAGACCGTGCAGACGCCCGCGCCGGTCGCACCAATCAAGCCGGCACAAACTGCCGAGCCGACTCAGCCGCAATCGCCCAAAGCGCAGAAAAGTGTGCGCAAGCCAACGCCGCGGCCTTCGCGTGTCACGATGGTTAAGGATCAGGAACCGGTCGCGCCGCAGGTGGTGACGATCGTGCATCGCCTCACCGGTGTGAAGTTGCTTCGTTATCTGCTGCGAAATGAACCCGGCTCGATCGCGACTATCACTCCGCAAGACGTGAACGCGGACGCGCATGCCAGCATCATTGCGGGCGTGGCGCTCGAGGACGGAAAGACCATCGTCGCGCGCCTGCCGCAAGTTGCCGCCGAAATGGAAATCCAGCGTTCCAGTCTGCTGGCGCCGCCGGATGAACCTGATGAATCCAGAGATGCCGCGCACCGCCGTTTGCCGCGTGCTCCGCGAATGCAGCCCGATCTGACGGTGATGACGCAGGACGGCAGGACTTTCCGCGCACGCTACATCGGCGTGGATGGCCTAACCGGTTTGTCGGTACTGCAACTCACTCAGGCGGCAACGACGGGAGAGATCTCGGGCAGTGCACACAAGAAAGTTAGCGACGGCCAGAACGTGCAATTATTTGCTCCTGAGCGAGTCTCTACCGAGACGCCTTACACGATTCTCGTTCGCATCGGCAAGACGGAAGCAAAAATCGCCCAAGCCAAGGTAAAAGCGAAGACCGACCTGGAAGGTTTGCAGCTGCGTGGCATTCAACTATCGCCAAATGTAATCGGCGGCGTCGCCTGCGATCAAGCGGGCAAGACACTCGGTATTGTTGATGCAATCGAAGGTAACAACGCGCGGCTATTGACGGCTGCTGCGGTGCACGCGGCCACAAAACGCGTGCTCGAACGCCAGTCGAGCGTGCCCCGTCCTCTTTTGGGAATTCGTGGTGAAGAAGTTGATGAGTCGTCGCAGAAATCCCTGATGGCCTTCGGCTGGAGCGAGCAAGAGCTTGAGGATCTAATCGACAACGAAGTCGGCATCCTGTTGACTTCGGTGCTGCCCGGCACCCCGGCGGCCTTTGCCAAGCTGAAGGTTGGAGACGTGATCCTGCGCGTCAACGGAAACGACGTGAAGGGCGCTGAAGAGTTTTCCGAGATGCTCACCAAGGCCGGCAGTGGCGAGGACGTGAAGTTCACCGTCGAACGACCGAAGTTGAAGCAGTCGCTTTCTATCGTAGTAAAGCTGGGCGGCGCGTTTCAACCGGTCTTCGACTGGCAGTTTGAAATGCCGAAGGTTCGCTGGCGAGGAGGCTTGACCCTCGGGATTGAAGCGATAACGCTCTCGGGTAAATATTATGCGCAATGGGGTGGTTCAGGTGTTTTGGTTGTCGGCGTAGAACCGGAAAGTGCTGCCGCCCGTGCGGGATTAAAGGAAGGCGACGTGATCGAAATGATTAATGGCCGCCTCGTCGGCCGTGGCGGCTGGATTTTTACGCATCAGTTTAACAAGAAAGAGAAACAGGTCCTGTCGGTGCTGCGTCACAAAGAAAAGAAGCAGCTCGTGATCGAACCGGTCGAATAA
- a CDS encoding N(4)-(beta-N-acetylglucosaminyl)-L-asparaginase, which produces MKRRDFMISSAVAGVALASERAVKANAPTMLIPAAVKPLVVASSNGNRFKNGGDVTCVQKAYSMITKGDDVLDALVAGVNIVELDPLDDSVGYGGLPNADGVVQLDSSVMHGPRKQAGAVACLEGVRTPSLVAKAVSEQTDHHLIVGKGAQDFARGMGFKIEDDLNTANSRARWLEWKRRIDPLHYLDPKKRAEAGRRATEQMLAEGLLRAENLHGTINCDGINSKGEICGVTTTSGLAWKIPGRVGDSPILGAGLYVDGGVGAAGSTGRGEANLYNLCSYLIVEEMRRGAHPKDAGMTALKRIQANTIEKRLLNSRGLPNFGINFYILNAKGEYAGVTMYQGVNARFAICNDKGPQTLPSDGLLPGKPAD; this is translated from the coding sequence ATGAAACGACGTGATTTCATGATCAGCAGCGCCGTGGCCGGCGTTGCTCTCGCTTCCGAACGCGCGGTGAAAGCTAACGCGCCGACCATGCTGATTCCGGCAGCGGTCAAACCCTTAGTCGTTGCTTCATCTAACGGCAACCGATTCAAGAATGGCGGTGACGTGACGTGCGTGCAGAAAGCGTACTCAATGATCACCAAAGGTGACGACGTGCTCGACGCCCTGGTCGCCGGAGTGAACATCGTTGAGTTGGATCCACTGGACGACAGCGTCGGTTATGGCGGACTGCCGAATGCTGATGGAGTTGTTCAGCTTGACTCGTCGGTGATGCACGGGCCCAGGAAACAAGCGGGCGCAGTCGCCTGTTTGGAAGGAGTACGGACGCCTTCGCTCGTCGCGAAAGCCGTCAGCGAACAGACTGACCATCATTTGATTGTCGGCAAGGGCGCGCAGGACTTCGCGCGCGGCATGGGATTCAAGATTGAAGACGATCTGAACACCGCGAACTCGCGCGCCCGATGGCTTGAGTGGAAGCGTCGCATCGACCCTCTGCACTATCTCGATCCGAAAAAACGGGCCGAGGCCGGACGCCGCGCGACTGAACAGATGTTAGCTGAGGGACTCTTGCGCGCAGAGAATTTGCACGGAACGATCAATTGCGACGGCATCAACTCAAAGGGCGAGATTTGCGGCGTCACCACGACCAGCGGTTTGGCCTGGAAGATTCCCGGCCGGGTGGGTGATTCGCCGATTCTCGGAGCTGGTTTATATGTTGATGGCGGTGTCGGCGCCGCAGGCTCGACCGGTCGGGGCGAAGCGAATCTCTACAACCTGTGTTCATACCTGATTGTCGAAGAGATGCGGCGCGGCGCGCACCCGAAAGATGCGGGGATGACGGCTTTGAAGCGGATCCAGGCAAATACGATCGAGAAGCGTCTGCTGAACAGTCGCGGGCTGCCGAACTTCGGGATCAACTTTTATATTCTGAATGCGAAAGGCGAGTACGCCGGCGTCACGATGTACCAGGGTGTGAATGCGCGGTTCGCAATCTGCAACGACAAAGGTCCGCAGACGCTGCCGTCTGATGGTTTGTTGCCGGGAAAACCGGCGGACTAA